A genome region from Fervidobacterium changbaicum includes the following:
- the rpsF gene encoding 30S ribosomal protein S6 → MRIYETMFIIKPDVPEEERNKLVENVKKFLEERVGAQVENVDRWGIRKLAYKIGKYFEGDYTVLYFRSNGQGLEQLENYFKVHPEFMRWQTFRREDLEKKERKAARAKKEEVSNEEVQQEGASEEKVE, encoded by the coding sequence ATGAGGATCTACGAAACGATGTTTATCATCAAACCAGACGTACCAGAGGAAGAAAGGAACAAGTTGGTAGAGAACGTTAAGAAGTTCCTGGAGGAAAGAGTCGGAGCACAAGTGGAGAACGTTGACAGATGGGGTATTAGGAAACTTGCCTACAAGATTGGGAAGTACTTCGAAGGTGATTACACAGTTCTCTACTTCAGGTCAAATGGGCAAGGGCTTGAACAACTGGAGAACTATTTCAAGGTGCACCCAGAGTTCATGAGATGGCAAACGTTCAGAAGAGAAGACCTTGAGAAGAAGGAAAGAAAAGCAGCAAGGGCTAAAAAAGAAGAGGTTTCCAACGAGGAAGTTCAACAGGAGGGTGCTTCTGAAGAGAAGGTGGAATAA
- a CDS encoding single-stranded DNA-binding protein, translating into MSYNKVVLVGRLTRDPETRQTIDGNLVTTFTIAVNRGSNGDEADFIRVVAFRKLAELAHNYLQKGRMVLVDGKLRINKWKTNDGQTRSTVEIWADNIVFVDSRKGEREIPEEIPYEEVFGEDAEEEDIPGDDEPPF; encoded by the coding sequence ATGTCGTATAACAAAGTGGTGCTTGTTGGAAGGTTAACGCGAGATCCTGAGACAAGGCAGACAATCGATGGAAATTTGGTAACAACATTTACGATTGCGGTCAACCGAGGTAGCAACGGAGACGAAGCTGATTTTATAAGGGTTGTAGCATTTAGAAAGTTGGCGGAATTGGCCCACAACTATCTCCAAAAAGGACGTATGGTCTTGGTTGACGGCAAGCTTAGGATAAACAAATGGAAGACAAACGACGGACAGACAAGATCTACCGTTGAAATATGGGCAGATAATATCGTGTTTGTCGATTCAAGGAAAGGCGAAAGAGAGATTCCAGAAGAGATACCTTACGAAGAAGTTTTTGGAGAAGATGCGGAAGAAGAAGATATTCCCGGCGATGATGAGCCACCATTTTGA
- the rpsR gene encoding 30S ribosomal protein S18: protein MPRVRQRRRKVKACKLCEMNVEYVDYKDTKLLKDFLNEKGKILPRRLTGNCAKHQRMVKTAIKRARQMALLPYLRY, encoded by the coding sequence ATGCCAAGAGTAAGGCAGAGAAGAAGAAAAGTTAAAGCTTGTAAGCTGTGCGAAATGAACGTTGAATATGTTGATTATAAAGATACAAAACTACTCAAAGATTTCTTGAACGAAAAAGGTAAGATCCTTCCAAGAAGACTGACGGGAAACTGTGCAAAACACCAGAGAATGGTAAAAACAGCAATCAAAAGAGCAAGACAGATGGCATTGTTACCATACCTCAGGTACTAA
- a CDS encoding endo alpha-1,4 polygalactosaminidase, with product MENSITSKIVFTTVIVVFLFPFILNLFAIEVPQDWILYTNGPKLEELMPVKTDLVVIDYSADGTDKKAFKREDLAPLKAQGKKVFAYLNFAVAEDWRFYWKSLNKALILGPLGDWPGEYYVKYWYSEWYDVVKQYMKKITTAGFDGVVLDWINVYQHSKLQQLSGKSENGLKMAIVENLRKLIKDFPNIEYVLINGEDILIEFPEFREKVKYVLVESLFFHKAVLAINTKEFFSRLNKLTELQKYGITILSVEYIDNGNPFDSTNAERINTYVSLARKYGFRYYIARLDMKLNAVNVPRVPTRKD from the coding sequence ATGGAAAATAGCATCACTTCAAAGATTGTTTTTACAACCGTCATTGTTGTCTTTTTATTTCCTTTTATCTTAAACCTTTTTGCTATTGAAGTTCCACAAGATTGGATATTATATACGAACGGACCAAAATTAGAAGAGCTGATGCCGGTAAAAACGGATCTGGTTGTCATAGACTACTCAGCTGACGGTACTGATAAAAAGGCTTTTAAGAGAGAAGACTTAGCGCCTTTGAAGGCGCAAGGTAAGAAAGTATTTGCCTATTTGAATTTTGCTGTAGCGGAGGACTGGAGATTCTATTGGAAATCTTTAAATAAAGCTCTTATACTAGGACCACTCGGTGATTGGCCCGGTGAGTACTACGTAAAATACTGGTACTCGGAATGGTATGATGTGGTGAAGCAATACATGAAGAAGATCACAACAGCAGGTTTTGATGGTGTTGTACTGGACTGGATAAACGTCTATCAGCACTCTAAGCTACAGCAGTTGTCTGGGAAAAGTGAGAATGGACTGAAAATGGCTATCGTGGAAAATCTTAGAAAGTTAATCAAAGATTTTCCCAACATCGAATACGTGTTGATAAATGGTGAGGATATCCTGATTGAATTTCCGGAATTCAGGGAAAAAGTGAAATACGTTCTTGTTGAAAGCCTCTTTTTCCACAAAGCTGTTCTCGCGATAAATACGAAAGAGTTTTTCAGCAGACTTAATAAGCTTACTGAGTTGCAAAAATACGGCATAACAATACTTTCTGTTGAGTACATCGATAACGGAAATCCATTCGATAGTACGAACGCAGAGCGTATAAACACGTATGTAAGCTTGGCAAGAAAATATGGATTTCGATACTACATCGCACGTCTGGATATGAAGCTCAACGCTGTTAATGTTCCAAGGGTACCGACAAGAAAAGACTAA
- the era gene encoding GTPase Era produces MKSGFVSFVGKPNVGKSSIINAIMKKKVVIVSDKPQTTRNRINVIYTDPESQIIFVDTPGIHKPLHRLGEYMVKAAVQALKNVDLLLFTIDAKEGFETPEEHISNYINQSGTPTIGVINKIDLVDGERADFIEELIRKHVNNLLDVVRTSAVTGEGLNELVEKIKQHLPEGPQLYPEDIIVDRPLSFIAAELIREKIFHFTYEEIPHSVAVIVEEVKERPNGVVYIRANIYVERESQKGIIIGQEGRMIKKIGESARKDIEYFLGSKVYLDLHVKVKKDWRNKDFIILNEVGMRDDLD; encoded by the coding sequence GTGAAAAGTGGATTTGTCTCATTTGTCGGTAAACCAAACGTTGGAAAATCTTCTATAATTAACGCAATAATGAAGAAAAAGGTTGTTATCGTATCGGACAAACCGCAAACAACGAGGAACCGAATAAATGTTATATACACCGACCCTGAATCCCAGATTATATTCGTCGACACACCGGGTATACACAAACCGTTGCACAGGCTTGGCGAGTACATGGTCAAAGCTGCGGTCCAAGCATTGAAAAACGTTGACCTGTTGCTCTTCACAATCGACGCAAAGGAAGGATTTGAAACACCGGAAGAACACATATCGAATTACATAAACCAATCTGGAACACCAACGATAGGTGTGATCAACAAGATAGACCTTGTTGATGGTGAACGTGCCGACTTTATAGAAGAACTAATCAGAAAACACGTGAACAATCTTCTGGACGTGGTCCGAACGTCAGCTGTAACTGGGGAAGGATTGAACGAGCTCGTTGAAAAGATCAAGCAACACTTACCTGAAGGTCCTCAGCTTTATCCAGAGGATATCATAGTCGATAGACCTCTCTCGTTCATCGCCGCTGAGTTGATTAGGGAAAAGATATTCCACTTCACGTACGAAGAGATCCCCCATTCCGTTGCCGTTATTGTAGAGGAGGTTAAAGAACGGCCAAATGGAGTTGTTTACATCAGAGCCAACATCTACGTTGAGCGAGAGAGTCAGAAAGGCATAATCATCGGACAAGAAGGTAGAATGATAAAGAAAATCGGAGAAAGCGCAAGAAAGGACATTGAATACTTCTTAGGTTCAAAGGTTTATTTGGACCTCCATGTGAAGGTCAAGAAGGATTGGAGGAACAAGGATTTTATAATCCTCAACGAAGTAGGCATGCGTGATGATTTAGATTGA
- a CDS encoding IS110 family transposase yields the protein MNNFSIFVGIDVSKDKFNVCAISNPSSIIFESSFDMSQQGFSSFANKLSAFPKQSIIIAMESTGCYHLNLLAFLSSNDFACAVFNPLTVKNFASLRKTKTDKIDARIIATALFYLQHQIPSSAFVNSELRDIVRARENIIHRIAKVKDNIEKLLNVLFPELERVTNIYSDTILNLLSHFPSAKAIQKARNLDVFFSKDRGRSTKLNAQKLKELANNSIAQYWPMKEKILVQNIKELQFLQQQLEEYDKMMKEYCECSAINLDIEILTSIPGIGENSAMHFLAEVGDISRFSTYKKLIAYCGLDPSIAQSGKSKVEGHISKRGNAHLRRILWLMAVSVVIHNEYFRTYYERKRQQGIPYKKAIMSVVHKLLRTLYAMLRKKEKFNIDYAISHSKQKFNFA from the coding sequence ATGAATAACTTCTCCATATTCGTCGGCATCGATGTTTCCAAGGATAAGTTCAACGTCTGCGCTATCTCTAATCCCAGTTCCATCATCTTCGAATCTTCTTTCGATATGTCCCAGCAAGGCTTTTCCTCCTTCGCAAACAAACTCTCTGCCTTCCCAAAACAATCCATCATCATCGCTATGGAATCTACTGGCTGTTATCATCTCAACCTTCTGGCTTTCCTTTCTTCCAACGACTTTGCTTGCGCTGTTTTTAATCCTCTAACTGTTAAAAACTTTGCTTCTCTTCGAAAGACCAAAACCGACAAAATCGATGCTCGCATTATCGCTACTGCTTTGTTTTACCTACAACATCAAATTCCTTCTTCTGCTTTTGTCAACTCTGAGCTTCGTGATATTGTCAGAGCACGCGAAAACATTATCCACCGCATCGCAAAAGTTAAAGACAATATCGAAAAACTGCTCAACGTTCTTTTCCCTGAACTCGAAAGAGTTACCAATATCTACAGTGACACTATCCTCAATCTTCTTTCTCATTTCCCTTCTGCCAAGGCTATTCAAAAGGCTCGTAATCTGGATGTGTTCTTTTCCAAAGACCGTGGCAGAAGTACAAAACTTAATGCTCAAAAACTTAAAGAACTCGCTAATAACTCGATTGCTCAATATTGGCCGATGAAAGAAAAGATTCTTGTGCAAAATATCAAAGAACTACAATTTTTACAGCAACAGCTTGAAGAATACGACAAGATGATGAAAGAATATTGCGAATGTAGTGCGATAAACCTTGATATCGAGATACTCACGTCAATACCAGGTATTGGTGAAAACAGCGCGATGCATTTCTTGGCAGAAGTTGGAGATATCTCAAGATTTAGTACATACAAAAAACTCATTGCGTATTGTGGACTCGATCCAAGCATTGCCCAATCAGGCAAAAGCAAAGTAGAAGGACACATATCGAAAAGGGGCAATGCCCACCTAAGACGAATACTATGGCTAATGGCAGTGAGTGTAGTGATTCACAACGAATATTTCCGAACATACTATGAACGAAAAAGGCAGCAAGGTATACCGTACAAAAAAGCGATAATGTCAGTAGTACACAAGTTATTGCGAACGTTGTACGCAATGTTGAGAAAGAAAGAGAAGTTCAATATTGATTATGCTATCTCACACTCAAAACAAAAATTTAATTTTGCATAG
- a CDS encoding DNA polymerase III subunit delta, with protein sequence MVVYLTGDSQLGKELYIREYLKGKDVEYHKIYADDDNKIEELKNAGVSLGLFANAKVYDLVDFDEWSKDEKTQFYSTDLSASWVTVFVRTEKVSKEVTKLPGKVEVLTFEKPKEWEEDKWLKFISDVASKIGIVCSEETAKAVFKFTGPDEYAILNELEKLQLYAGDHPTPRDVEDVVYKRTISRLDEFCFALSEQNYTKANDMLDEISKDYEPIIVSYAISKHFIELLNIVVFAPKKKEYKWPDIANLSKELGISSPRAARFLGFSFKDSKYTPVNHVLIYSPQMLRNIIGYLYYIDRRVKLSDDIKILVSSFITKLASGEFARTFEEDTQQAEDSGQVNQ encoded by the coding sequence ATGGTTGTTTACCTCACAGGTGATTCCCAGCTCGGTAAGGAACTTTATATAAGAGAATACTTAAAAGGAAAAGATGTGGAGTATCACAAAATATATGCCGACGATGATAACAAAATCGAAGAACTAAAGAACGCAGGTGTGAGCTTAGGTTTGTTTGCAAATGCTAAGGTTTACGATTTGGTTGATTTCGATGAGTGGTCTAAAGACGAAAAGACACAGTTTTACTCTACTGACTTATCCGCAAGTTGGGTCACTGTCTTTGTACGTACAGAGAAGGTGAGCAAAGAAGTCACTAAGCTACCGGGAAAGGTAGAGGTCTTAACGTTTGAAAAACCAAAAGAATGGGAAGAAGACAAATGGCTCAAGTTTATAAGCGATGTCGCAAGCAAAATCGGTATAGTATGTTCAGAAGAAACGGCAAAAGCCGTATTTAAATTCACAGGGCCGGATGAATACGCTATACTAAACGAACTAGAAAAACTTCAGCTTTATGCTGGTGACCATCCAACTCCACGCGATGTTGAGGATGTGGTCTATAAAAGAACCATAAGTAGATTGGACGAGTTCTGCTTTGCTCTCTCAGAACAGAACTACACTAAAGCAAATGATATGCTAGATGAAATCTCCAAAGATTACGAGCCTATCATCGTTTCATACGCCATCTCCAAGCACTTCATAGAATTACTAAACATTGTGGTCTTTGCTCCGAAAAAGAAGGAATACAAATGGCCCGATATTGCGAACCTTTCCAAAGAGCTTGGGATTTCATCTCCTCGGGCGGCAAGATTTCTGGGATTTTCATTCAAAGACTCTAAATACACACCTGTCAACCACGTATTAATATACTCTCCACAAATGCTCAGGAACATCATCGGATATCTTTACTACATCGACAGAAGAGTTAAGCTCAGCGACGATATAAAAATCCTCGTTAGTTCGTTTATAACCAAACTCGCGTCAGGTGAATTCGCAAGAACGTTTGAAGAGGATACACAACAAGCTGAAGATTCCGGACAAGTGAATCAATAA
- a CDS encoding ABC transporter ATP-binding protein: MDLKNVGQGELVEAIVKAENLSKIYGSGSSKVVALDSVNLEIKKGEIVAILGPSGSGKTTLLNLLAGLDIPTSGTIVIDGQEITKMSEEEKAKFRAKSMGFIFQFFNLIPVLTAVENAELPLLLNKVPVADARKRALELLELMGISHRKDAYPSQLSGGEQQRVSIARALATKPKIIWADEPTGALDVKNGEQIKKLIIELNREFGTTFVIVTHDQNVAQIANRIMRMENGRIVEVIENTTKGI, translated from the coding sequence ATGGATTTAAAAAATGTCGGCCAGGGGGAGCTCGTGGAAGCTATAGTGAAAGCGGAGAATCTTTCCAAGATTTACGGTTCTGGTAGTTCAAAGGTTGTTGCGCTCGATTCTGTGAACCTGGAGATAAAAAAGGGAGAAATTGTTGCGATTTTAGGTCCCTCCGGTTCGGGAAAAACTACTTTGTTGAACTTGTTGGCAGGGCTCGATATTCCCACATCAGGGACGATAGTCATTGACGGCCAGGAGATAACCAAGATGTCCGAAGAAGAAAAGGCAAAATTCAGGGCAAAGAGTATGGGATTCATATTCCAATTCTTCAATCTGATCCCGGTACTAACCGCTGTAGAGAACGCAGAATTACCACTTCTCTTAAACAAGGTTCCCGTTGCAGACGCAAGAAAGAGGGCCTTAGAGTTGCTCGAATTGATGGGAATCTCCCATAGAAAAGATGCATACCCTTCACAGTTATCTGGTGGAGAACAACAAAGGGTCTCAATTGCTCGTGCGCTCGCTACAAAACCAAAGATCATATGGGCGGACGAACCAACAGGTGCACTCGATGTGAAAAACGGCGAGCAGATAAAGAAGCTAATAATCGAGCTTAATAGAGAGTTTGGAACGACATTCGTTATAGTAACACATGACCAAAATGTTGCTCAGATAGCAAACAGGATAATGAGAATGGAAAACGGTAGGATTGTAGAGGTCATAGAGAATACCACAAAAGGCATTTGA
- the coaD gene encoding pantetheine-phosphate adenylyltransferase, which translates to MVKAIYPGSFDPITYGHIDIARRAAELFDELYVVVMENKRKNYTFTIQERVEMVRECLKDIPNIRVETFSGLLVEYTTKNNINVVIRGLRAVTDFEYELQMALANKEICNGVETVFLMTDKNYSFLSSSLVKEVASFGGQVSQWVPEVVERKLREKFGNLRF; encoded by the coding sequence ATGGTTAAAGCAATCTATCCGGGGTCATTTGACCCTATAACTTACGGTCACATAGACATAGCACGGAGAGCAGCCGAGCTATTCGATGAACTGTACGTAGTGGTTATGGAAAACAAAAGAAAAAACTACACGTTCACAATCCAAGAGCGTGTAGAGATGGTAAGGGAATGTCTTAAGGATATCCCAAATATACGTGTTGAAACATTCTCGGGACTTTTGGTGGAATACACTACGAAGAATAATATAAACGTAGTTATAAGAGGCTTAAGGGCAGTTACGGATTTCGAATACGAACTTCAAATGGCACTTGCCAATAAAGAGATATGCAACGGCGTAGAAACCGTCTTCCTTATGACCGACAAAAATTATTCGTTTCTTTCCTCCAGTCTTGTTAAAGAAGTTGCATCTTTCGGTGGACAGGTTTCCCAATGGGTCCCTGAAGTTGTGGAAAGAAAGTTACGCGAAAAGTTTGGTAATTTAAGATTTTAA
- the dnaB gene encoding replicative DNA helicase yields the protein MKNVPASIEAEQALIGSILIEPEKIDNIVSIVSSSDFYDPKHRYIFSAIEQLHDEGLPIDIISVCDRLKVMGVLDKIGGELYVAQLADNVPTSAHAEMYAQIIRDKAILRELITAGSLIVEKAYNEALNVDEVLDEAERLVFRIAESRATKTYIDIRSALTEVFEHLEDLRSKHLKGLTGLVTGIPTGFKKLDEMTSGFHKSDLIIIAARPSVGKTAFALNLAKNMATVGEASVGIFSLEMSKEQLIQRLLCMESLVDLQKVRRGWLSDEEWKRLVQGASRLMKANIIIDDESNLEPRVLRAKARRMKKEYNIDAIFIDYLQLMDLGDGRRDSRQQEISEISRSLKLLARELDVSIIALSQLSRAVEQREDKRPRLSDLRESGAIEQDADVVIFLYREEYYKKQHVDLPHETEIIIGKQRNGPIGTITLMFNPSFTNFFEPDVFHSES from the coding sequence GTGAAAAATGTACCTGCCAGTATAGAAGCGGAACAGGCGTTGATAGGAAGTATTTTGATTGAGCCAGAGAAGATTGATAACATCGTTTCGATAGTCAGCTCCTCTGACTTTTACGATCCTAAGCATCGTTACATCTTCTCCGCCATAGAGCAGCTGCACGATGAGGGACTCCCAATTGATATAATATCCGTTTGCGACAGGCTGAAGGTGATGGGTGTTCTTGACAAGATTGGTGGAGAATTGTACGTTGCTCAACTTGCCGATAACGTTCCGACATCCGCACATGCTGAGATGTATGCCCAGATAATAAGGGACAAGGCGATCTTGAGAGAACTGATTACTGCCGGTAGCCTTATTGTCGAGAAGGCCTACAATGAAGCACTCAACGTAGACGAAGTACTTGACGAAGCAGAACGGCTGGTCTTCAGGATAGCGGAGTCACGTGCTACAAAGACGTACATAGACATCCGGAGTGCTCTGACTGAGGTCTTTGAACATCTTGAAGATTTGAGGTCAAAGCACCTTAAAGGACTCACAGGTTTGGTAACAGGCATTCCAACGGGCTTTAAGAAGCTCGATGAAATGACATCCGGATTTCACAAGTCCGATTTGATAATCATAGCAGCGCGTCCAAGCGTGGGAAAAACGGCATTCGCACTGAACTTAGCAAAAAACATGGCAACAGTTGGGGAAGCCTCAGTCGGGATATTCAGTCTGGAGATGAGCAAAGAGCAGCTGATCCAAAGGCTTCTGTGTATGGAATCACTTGTAGACCTTCAAAAAGTCAGACGAGGTTGGTTAAGTGACGAAGAGTGGAAAAGGCTTGTTCAAGGGGCTTCCAGATTGATGAAAGCGAATATAATAATAGATGATGAGTCTAATCTGGAACCGCGAGTCTTGAGGGCAAAAGCCAGGAGGATGAAAAAAGAATACAATATAGATGCCATATTCATAGATTACTTGCAGCTCATGGATTTAGGTGATGGTAGAAGAGATAGTAGGCAGCAAGAAATATCCGAAATCTCACGTTCATTGAAGCTTCTGGCAAGGGAACTTGATGTTTCCATCATTGCACTATCTCAGTTATCGAGAGCGGTTGAGCAAAGAGAAGACAAGCGTCCACGTCTCAGTGACCTCAGAGAATCCGGAGCTATCGAACAAGATGCGGACGTTGTGATATTCCTTTACAGGGAGGAATACTACAAAAAGCAGCATGTAGACCTACCACACGAGACAGAGATAATCATCGGCAAACAGCGAAACGGACCCATCGGTACAATAACGCTTATGTTCAACCCCTCGTTTACAAACTTCTTCGAACCTGATGTATTCCATTCGGAAAGCTGA
- the lnt gene encoding apolipoprotein N-acyltransferase → MVQTLLNTLLASLITTLSMPGYLYGGLVFFSLIPLFFALEKKGPFISATVSFLYFFVFSFSNFHYLINTLTTSLPELFGRFNATTGFFVFILFCILEALPFLLFGFFYGLWAEKVRFRFLEPLFVASIYVIADYLRGIGDLGFTGGRLSDALYNFRGLLQILPYTGTLGLVFLIVVLNYEGYKLLRANKQNFVFVLAIVALIFLINGTVESFLPKKVGDKPVVLAQTNTPQKVKYTYDPNTIIDYLENSFSNAPALLTIFPEAVFSGTDIRNSEVERKLLEKFKNRVFVIGYPTLVGNNAFNSAVIYANGQFLDKYDKVHLFPFVENLPYKEIFGRLAFLRGMYYFSPGEIKTFNIEGYGKVGLQICFESFFPYISRKMSKEANILIVITNDGWYDSRIPLVQHFVQAIFRAVETRRNVVQVSNTGISGVVDEYGNFVTLPENKTTWGLLYVKPNDKVTFYATYGDYIVLVSLILTILVGITAKKKRTIFD, encoded by the coding sequence ATGGTTCAAACATTGCTTAACACTTTATTAGCCTCGCTAATTACTACGTTATCAATGCCAGGCTATCTTTACGGGGGGTTGGTGTTCTTTTCTTTAATCCCTCTGTTTTTTGCCCTTGAGAAGAAAGGACCTTTTATTTCTGCAACCGTGTCTTTTTTGTATTTTTTTGTGTTCTCTTTCTCGAACTTTCACTATTTAATTAACACACTGACGACCAGTCTACCAGAACTATTCGGTCGATTTAACGCTACTACAGGCTTCTTTGTTTTTATACTCTTCTGCATACTGGAAGCTCTTCCATTCTTGCTCTTTGGTTTTTTCTATGGTCTCTGGGCTGAAAAGGTCAGATTCAGATTCCTTGAACCGCTTTTTGTAGCTTCTATTTACGTTATTGCCGATTACTTGCGTGGAATAGGTGATTTGGGTTTTACGGGCGGAAGACTGAGTGATGCACTCTATAATTTTAGGGGCTTACTCCAGATACTCCCGTACACAGGGACTCTCGGACTTGTGTTTCTCATAGTTGTTTTAAACTACGAAGGTTACAAACTTCTGCGTGCAAACAAGCAAAATTTTGTGTTTGTATTAGCAATCGTAGCCCTTATTTTTCTGATAAATGGAACAGTAGAATCATTCCTACCAAAGAAAGTGGGAGATAAACCTGTCGTCTTGGCTCAGACGAACACACCACAGAAGGTAAAGTACACATATGATCCAAACACAATAATCGATTACCTTGAAAATAGCTTTTCAAATGCTCCAGCATTATTAACGATATTTCCTGAAGCAGTCTTCTCAGGTACGGATATAAGAAACTCGGAAGTGGAAAGAAAATTGCTTGAAAAATTTAAAAACAGGGTATTCGTGATTGGTTATCCAACTCTGGTTGGAAATAACGCGTTCAACAGCGCTGTAATTTATGCGAATGGACAGTTCTTAGACAAGTACGACAAGGTCCATCTCTTTCCATTTGTAGAGAACCTACCTTACAAAGAAATATTCGGTCGGCTTGCGTTTCTGAGGGGAATGTACTATTTCTCCCCCGGAGAAATAAAAACGTTTAATATCGAAGGCTACGGGAAAGTGGGATTGCAAATCTGCTTTGAGTCTTTTTTCCCGTATATTTCAAGAAAGATGTCAAAAGAAGCGAACATTTTGATAGTCATTACAAACGATGGATGGTACGACTCAAGAATTCCATTAGTTCAGCACTTTGTCCAGGCGATTTTCAGAGCTGTTGAAACACGCAGGAACGTCGTCCAAGTTTCCAACACAGGTATCAGCGGTGTTGTTGATGAATACGGTAATTTCGTCACATTACCTGAGAACAAAACTACTTGGGGACTATTGTACGTCAAACCGAACGACAAAGTAACATTTTATGCGACATACGGCGATTATATAGTCCTCGTATCACTGATTCTGACGATACTTGTAGGCATTACAGCAAAGAAGAAGAGGACGATATTCGATTAA
- a CDS encoding DegT/DnrJ/EryC1/StrS family aminotransferase has protein sequence MDKTYEKRFIPLSKPQITNEDIDIVVNVLKSGRLSIGPYTEMFENAISNYVGSKYAAAVSSGTSALHLILKALNFGKGDLLIVPSFTFVASANVALYENGSVTFVDIEPETMNMDIEHFKTVAEENYNKFRRIFLMAVDVFGHPLDWDKINLISEKYDIIVVEDSCEALGSEYKGKKVGTFGMAGAFAFYPNKQITTGEGGIVVTNNEKIHKMSVSLRNQGRGEGQGWLSHDYVGYNYRIDEMSAALGWSQMCRLNEIIEKRMQVAKRYEMLLRDLPLQLPVVKDYVTKMSWFVYVVRLPRGTTSFTRDAIMQNLESEGVQCRNYFAPVHLQKPYRELGWKEGMLPVTEEISQRTIAIPFYTDMTLEEQEYVAEKLRAVLEKFLK, from the coding sequence ATGGATAAAACATACGAAAAGCGCTTTATCCCGCTGTCGAAACCACAGATAACAAACGAAGATATAGATATTGTAGTTAACGTACTCAAATCGGGAAGACTTAGCATAGGACCTTACACTGAGATGTTTGAAAATGCTATTTCAAATTACGTGGGGTCAAAATACGCTGCTGCCGTTTCCAGTGGCACAAGCGCTCTCCATCTTATTTTGAAAGCTCTCAATTTTGGGAAAGGAGACTTGTTGATTGTTCCTTCCTTCACGTTCGTTGCCTCCGCTAACGTGGCACTGTATGAAAACGGCAGTGTTACCTTCGTTGATATAGAACCTGAGACGATGAACATGGATATCGAACATTTCAAAACGGTAGCGGAAGAGAATTACAACAAATTTCGGAGGATATTTTTAATGGCCGTGGATGTATTTGGACATCCACTGGATTGGGATAAAATAAACTTAATAAGCGAAAAATACGATATTATAGTTGTTGAGGATTCTTGCGAGGCACTTGGAAGTGAGTACAAGGGTAAGAAAGTTGGTACGTTCGGAATGGCTGGAGCATTTGCCTTTTATCCAAACAAGCAGATAACAACGGGTGAAGGTGGAATCGTTGTCACAAACAACGAAAAGATACACAAAATGTCAGTTTCGCTGAGAAACCAAGGTCGAGGTGAAGGCCAGGGCTGGCTCTCTCACGACTATGTTGGTTACAATTACAGAATCGATGAAATGTCGGCAGCGCTCGGATGGTCACAGATGTGCAGGTTGAACGAGATTATCGAAAAGCGCATGCAAGTAGCTAAGCGCTATGAAATGCTTTTAAGAGACTTACCTTTGCAACTACCTGTTGTGAAGGACTATGTTACCAAGATGTCCTGGTTTGTGTACGTTGTTAGATTGCCGAGAGGTACAACAAGTTTCACTCGCGATGCGATAATGCAGAACTTAGAGAGTGAAGGTGTTCAATGCAGAAATTACTTTGCTCCTGTACATCTGCAAAAACCGTACAGAGAGTTGGGGTGGAAAGAAGGTATGCTGCCTGTAACTGAAGAAATTTCCCAAAGGACGATAGCTATCCCATTTTACACTGACATGACACTAGAAGAGCAAGAGTACGTCGCTGAAAAACTACGTGCCGTTTTAGAAAAGTTTTTGAAGTAG